In the genome of Corynebacterium glucuronolyticum DSM 44120, the window GGATGACCATCGAGGACAGCGTCTGCGAGAACCACCCTACCGTTGCTGATGGAAGAATCGTGAAAGCAACCATCAGGATCATTCCTACAGCCTTGATGCCACTGACAATGGCGACTGCGGGGATGGCGAACAAGAGTGGCTCGAGGAGCGCAGGGCTGAAACCCATTGCGCGGGCGGCTGCGGGGTCGAAAATGAGGAGAGAAAACTCCTTCCACAGCGCCGTCACAAGGACAAGAAGGATGCCCGCAATGACCGCGATGACGGTGATATCTGACATCCGCGCCGTTGCTGCATTGCCCAGAATGTACTGCCCGAGAGATGCTCTGCCGGCCAGGGGAGTGGAATTGAGGAGGTTGAGGATCACCATTGCTCCTCCGTAGAAGAGGGAGAGTGTGACCGCCATAGCTGCATCCCCGCCGAGCCTTGTCGAGCGAGTAATGAGGCCTGTTAGACCGACAGCAAGGACACCGGAAATCGCGGCACCTACGATGAGGAGAGGGGTAGCAGGCGTGCCGGAGAAAACTGCGACTATGACGAAGGTAATCACGATCCCAAGCAAGCAGGAATGCCCAACCACATCGGAGATAAGCGACTGCCCGCGGAGGTAGAGGAAGCAGCCGAATGCACCTGTCAGCCCACCCACGAGTACGCAAACCGTAAATGTGGTGAAAAAACCGTACGTGCCGAGGAATTCCCCGGGAGAAAGAATACTCACGGGTGCACCCCCTTATCGGCGACTCCCAGGGGGATTTCGCAGGCTCGAGGAGTGGTCGACTGGGCCGGCTGCCTGTGTGTGTCGGCCAGGAGCGAAGGCGCATCGAGTGCATCGCCGCGCAGAGCGTATGCGCGCGCAATATTGTCGACGGTGACAACGTCATCGATGGGGCCCGAACACATCACATGCCCCTGAGAAAGCAGCGTCGCTGTGTCGCAGAACGAGGAAATGGAGGCGAGGTCGTGGTGAACGACGAGGACAGTTGTCCCGGCTGCAGCAAGGCTCTGTAGCGCCTGCCGAATGATCTGCTCGCTGTGGATATCTACGCCGGCAAATGGTTCATCCATGAGCGCAACTGTTGGTTGCGCAGCGAGGAGCCGGGCGACAAATACGCGCTGCTTTTGGCCACCGGATAGTGCAGATATGTGACGGTCAGAAAGGTCGGATAGGCCAACTGTGGCAAGGCACGCTTGGGCGCGTGACTTCTCCCTCTTGCCAGGGCGACGTAGCCATCCCAGGCGCCCGTAGGTGCCCATGAGGGCGACATCTTTGACGCGGGCTGGGAAATTCCAATCAACTCCAGCCGCTTGGGGCATGTATGCTACGCATTCCCGGACTGCTGACAGTGACGTGCCGAGGAATCGGATCTCGCCCTGCGTCACAGAAACATGCCCCATGAGAGCCTTGAGAAGTGTTGATTTTCCGGAACCGTTCGGTCCGATGATGGCATGGATGGCTCCCGATTGGACGCTCATATCGGCGTTGATGAGAGCCTGGACGGGACCGTATGTCGCGGTGACGGCGGTTGCCT includes:
- a CDS encoding metal ABC transporter permease gives rise to the protein MSILSPGEFLGTYGFFTTFTVCVLVGGLTGAFGCFLYLRGQSLISDVVGHSCLLGIVITFVIVAVFSGTPATPLLIVGAAISGVLAVGLTGLITRSTRLGGDAAMAVTLSLFYGGAMVILNLLNSTPLAGRASLGQYILGNAATARMSDITVIAVIAGILLVLVTALWKEFSLLIFDPAAARAMGFSPALLEPLLFAIPAVAIVSGIKAVGMILMVAFTILPSATVGWFSQTLSSMVIRSALVGAVSGAAGAYISICLGKVPTGPVVVLILFLCFLASLSARVALRRRGALA
- a CDS encoding metal ABC transporter ATP-binding protein translates to MKCSSHPAVQATAVTATYGPVQALINADMSVQSGAIHAIIGPNGSGKSTLLKALMGHVSVTQGEIRFLGTSLSAVRECVAYMPQAAGVDWNFPARVKDVALMGTYGRLGWLRRPGKREKSRAQACLATVGLSDLSDRHISALSGGQKQRVFVARLLAAQPTVALMDEPFAGVDIHSEQIIRQALQSLAAAGTTVLVVHHDLASISSFCDTATLLSQGHVMCSGPIDDVVTVDNIARAYALRGDALDAPSLLADTHRQPAQSTTPRACEIPLGVADKGVHP